One Panicum virgatum strain AP13 chromosome 3N, P.virgatum_v5, whole genome shotgun sequence DNA segment encodes these proteins:
- the LOC120664536 gene encoding uncharacterized protein LOC120664536: MEVRIPQPKEIEGPGDASVAGQQTDAPAPPLVPRDADEDVAPVPLSSGEETTSSDEGEFEFEFPFVSRDSPAGTAAPADELFADGRIRPFYPVFGRGVGVGGCVHAAGIHDGTSRSAPAAAPRVRGQLGRLFLEETRARNSSTSSTESSASSAAADDDRDGLEGAAPESYCVWRPGSGSSAPASPSPRRPRKSGSTGSLARWRRISDLVVGRSHSDGKEKYLFFATPKHEAPNKDKPKTKATPPAGRKPTPNTAEVDMVRVTAAHRIAYLAKSGGTGGGGGSAVPSGTPRRTFLPYREELVGFFADVNGVSRSHHPPASVLTSRTRTN, translated from the coding sequence ATGGAGGTGAGAATCCCCCAGCCAAAAGAGATAGAAGGTCCCGGCGACGCCTCCGTAGCTGGACAGCAGACagacgcgcccgcgccgccgctggtgcccCGCGACGCCGACGAAGACGTCGCTCCCGTCCCGCTTTCCTCCGGCGAGGAGACGACGTCGTCCGACGAGGGGGAGTTCGAGTTCGAGTTCCCGTTCGTCAGCAGGGACTCccccgccggcaccgccgcgccggctGACGAGCTGTTCGCGGACGGGCGGATCAGGCCGTTCTACCCGGTGTtcgggcgcggcgtcggcgtcggcgggtGTGTCCATGCGGCTGGCATACATGACGGCACGTCGCGGtccgctccggcggcggcgccgcgggtgAGGGGCCAGCTAGGGCGGCTCTTCCTAGAGGAGACCCGCGCGCGCAACTCGTCGACCAGCTCCAcggagtcgtcggcgtcatccgcggcggcggacgacgacAGGGACGGCCTGGAGGGCGCGGCGCCGGAGAGCTACTGCGTCTGGAGGccgggctccggctcctccgcaccggcgtcgccctccccgcgccggcccAGGAAGAGCGGCTCCACGGGGTCCTTGGCGCGCTGGCGCCGCATCAGCGATCTCGTCGTGGGCCGCAGCCACAGCGACGGCAAGGAGAAGTACCTCTTCTTCGCCACGCCGAAGCACGAGGCGCCCAACAAGGACAAGCCCAAGACCAAGGCCACTCCGCCGGCCGGCAGGAAGCCCACCCCCAACACCGCAGAGGTCGACATGGTGAGGGTGACCGCCGCCCACCGGATAGCCTACCTCGCCAAGAGCGGcggaaccggcggcggcggcggcagcgccgtcCCGAGcggcacgccgcgccgcacgtTCTTGCCGTACCGGGAGGAGCTCGTGGGCTTCTTCGCCGACGTGAACGGCGTCAGCCGGAGCCACCACCCACCAGCATCCGTTCTGACTTCTCGCACGCGGACAAACTAG
- the LOC120664537 gene encoding peroxisomal membrane protein PEX14-like, with product MEDLSTFTDGEVAEEAKRQAPGQGSSEGSHSTLLQGMKEQETRKGKAAVGSTELMREDLVQSAVSFLKHPKVVTSLDGQRRSFLENKGLTVDEIDEAFRRLQSPSSNSLSSNACTSQERIEPETEPVAPVVPRHPKSYMEIMEMIQRGERPDDIQDINDDPPNPDQPISEPRMAPKPKPWEKQGQESSAWDLKSSSSDSSELRSEVQQDSTNKAMKSADSSHQGQGGSLLQQEVAAGSESPTVAAATS from the exons ATGGAAGATTTGTCTACGTTTACGGACGGAGAGGTGGCCGAAGAAGCGAAGCGGCAGGCTCCAG GCCAAGGAAGCTCTGAAGGTAGTCATAGTACTCTTTTGCAAGGCATGAAGGAGCAGGaaacaagaaaaggaaaggCGGCTGTTGGATCCACTGAGCTTATGAGGGAGGATCTGGTTCAGAGTGCTGTTAGTTTTTTGAAACATCCGAAAGTAGTAACCTCTTTGGATGGACAGAGGCGATCTTTCCTTGAAAACAAAGGACTCACTGTGGATGAAATAGATGAAGCATTTCGGCGTTTACAA AGCCCATCTTCGAATTCTTTGAGCTCAAATGCTTGCACATCTCAAG AGAGGATTGAACCTGAGACTGAACCGGTGGCCCCTGTGGTGCCTCGTCATCCAAAATCATATATGGAG ATCATGGAAATGATACAGAGGGGTGAGCGGCCAGATGATATCCAG GATATTAATGATGACCCTCCAAACCCTGATCAACCAATCTCAGAACCCCGTATGGCACCGAAACCCAAG CCATGGGAAAAGCAAGGTCAAGAAAGTTCGGCCTGGGATTTGAAATCATCATCAAGTGACTCGAGCGAATTGAGATCAGAAGTTCAACAAGACAGCACCAACAAGGCTATGAAGTCAGCCGACAGCTCACACCAAGGGCAAGGGGGCTCACTGCTGCAACAAGAAGTAGCTGCAGGCTCTGAATCTCCAACAGTGGCTGCTGCCACTTCGTAG
- the LOC120664538 gene encoding pentatricopeptide repeat-containing protein DOT4, chloroplastic-like — translation MLAALLRNPPLYSGTARWNAAIRRRLESGHPTEAVSAFSAMLQTGSRPDAFTLPLLNRAAASLPGFVGTAHCFGIRAGFGRNVYFCNTLLEAYIRHGLVAPARQVFDEMRARDVVSWTTLVSAYAGAWDLLEVSQLVTAMRTNGDCEPSAVTLSVVLRACTAMRDATGGRQVHCYALKSGWAGDFLVLNSMLTHLSRTASLEDAAMLFEQSPRRDLVSWNIIISEYSSEGNISKVTDMYERMRAEEVCPSCETLTSTVAAFAKHRFLSQGKKLHSFAVRSGLMDTVLVASFVDFYAKCGELMSSVQLFEQFKGGSSCLWSAMLWAFIHHGMFLDAIHLFERMMDSFCFPSADVLRGLVICYTEIGAFKFGKAAHGYIIRNNYSAESKSCALETSIVRLYAKCGFILLAKRCFTKILHKDIVTWSSMIEAFTIHGLGKEALTLFNQMLEEGIEPNGVTFLSLLSACSHSGLVSEARELFDCMTKTFRLAPDLGHYTCMVDVLGRSGNLEEALQVIIDMNVKPDGRIWGALLASCRMHSNSKLASFAAQKLVELEPNNVGYHVVFSNVHAGGGRWAEVEDIRSSMIGMNMEKSPAWSCISHIGVP, via the coding sequence ATGCTGGCCGCTCTGCTCCGCAACCCACCACTCTACTCGGGCACCGCCCGATGGAACGCCGCCATCCGGCGACGCCTCGAGTCCGGCCACCCCACGGAGGCCGTATCCGCCTTCTCCGCCATGCTCCAGACCGGCTCCCGCCCGGACGCCTTCACGCTCCCGCTCCTCAACCGAGCTGCGGCGTCCCTCCCCGGCTTCGTCGGCACCGCCCACTGCTTCGGCATCCGGGCCGGCTTCGGCAGGAACGTGTACTTCTGCAACACGCTGCTGGAGGCCTACATACGGCACGGCCTGGTGGCGCCCGCGCGCCaggtgttcgacgaaatgcGTGCGCGGGATGTGGTTTCTTGGACTACGCTGGTGTCCGCATATGCTGGTGCCTGGGACCTGCTGGAGGTATCCCAGCTGGTAACGGCTATGAGGACGAACGGCGACTGCGAGCCCAGTGCAGTGACGCTTTCTGTAGTCCTCCGGGCATGCACGGCCATGAGGGATGCTACCGGCGGTAGGCAGGTGCACTGCTACGCACTGAAAAGTGGGTGGGCAGGTGATTTCCTAGTTCTCAACTCGATGTTGACACACTTGAGCCGGACAGCCAGCTTGGAGGATGCAGCTATGTTGTTTGAGCAGTCTCCGAGAAGAGATCTGGTTTCGTGGAACATTATAATCTCAGAGTATTCTTCAGAGGGGAACATTTCTAAAGTCACTGATATGTATGAAAGGATGAGGGCAGAGGAAGTGTGTCCAAGCTGTGAGACCTTAACTTCCACTGTTGCTGCATTTGCCAAGCACAGGTTTCTTTCGCAAGGCAAGAAGCTGCATTCCTTTGCAGTTAGAAGTGGCCTCATGGACACAGTCTTGGTAGCATCATTTGTGGATTTCTACGCTAAATGTGGTGAATTGATGTCATCAGTTCAGTTGTTTGAGCAATTCAAGGGGGGAAGCAGCTGCCTATGGTCAGCCATGCTCTGGGCCTTTATCCACCATGGAATGTTCCTAGACGCAATCCATCTGTTTGAGAGAATGATGGACTCTTTCTGCTTTCCCAGTGCTGACGTGCTCCGAGGACTCGTAATCTGTTACACTGAAATTGGTGCTTTCAAGTTTGGTAAAGCAGCTCATGGATATATCATAAGAAACAACTATTCTGCAGAGTCTAAGAGTTGTGCCTTGGAGACATCAATTGTTAGACTCTATGCTAAATGTGGGTTCATTCTTCTGGCAAAAAGATGCTTTACAAAAATCCTTCATAAAGATATAGTCACATGGAGTTCAATGATTGAAGCATTCACAATCCATGGTCTAGGTAAGGAAGCTCTGACATTGTTTAATCAGATGCTAGAAGAAGGAATAGAGCCAAATGGAGTGACCTTCCTTAGCTTGCTGTCAGCATGTAGTCATTCAGGTCTTGTAAGTGAAGCTCGGGAGTTGTTTGATTGCATGACAAAAACATTCAGACTTGCACCCGATCTAGGACACTATACCTGTATGGTAGATGTTCTTGGCCGCTCAGGTAATCTAGAGGAGGCTCTGCAAGTGATCATTGACATGAATGTTAAGCCGGATGGCAGAATATGGGGTGCTCTCCTTGCTTCATGCAGAATGCACTCAAACTCTAAGCTTGCATCTTTTGCAGCACAGAAACTTGTGGAGTTGGAACCTAATAATGTTGGCTACCATGTGGTGTTCAGTAATGTCCATGCTGGAGGTGGTAGATGGGCAGAAGTGGAGGACATCAGAAGCTCCATGATAGGAATGAACATGGAGAAATCTCCTGCTTGGAGCTGTATTTCTCACATTGGTGTCCCTTGA